A single region of the Fodinicurvata sp. EGI_FJ10296 genome encodes:
- a CDS encoding pyridoxal phosphate-dependent aminotransferase, which translates to MSLLAKALNRIKPSPTIAVTARARELKAAGNDVIGLGAGEPDFDTPDNVKAAAIKAINENRTKYTNVDGIPELKAAIAAKFKRENGLDYDVDQITVGTGGKQVLYNALVATLDPGDEVIVPAPYWVSYPDMVLLCGGTPVIADCSQNSGFRLLPEALEAAITPKTKWLILNSPNNPTGAGYDRASLKALAEVLMRHPHVHVMTDDMYEHLVFDGFEFATPAQVEPELYDRTLTVNGLSKAYAMTGWRIGYAGGPRDLIKAMAMIQSQSTSNPSSISQYAAVEALNGPQDFIADRNEVFRQRRDLVVAALNQTPGLSCNTPEGAFYVYPSCVGTIGKTTPDGHKIETDDDFVKYLLEAAGVAVVQGSAFGKSPYFRISYATSTDVLEDACARIRQACEALV; encoded by the coding sequence ATGTCCCTGTTGGCAAAGGCCCTAAATCGCATCAAACCTTCGCCGACCATCGCGGTCACCGCCCGAGCGCGCGAACTGAAGGCAGCCGGAAACGATGTCATCGGACTCGGCGCGGGAGAGCCCGACTTCGATACGCCGGACAACGTGAAGGCGGCTGCGATCAAGGCGATCAACGAAAACCGCACGAAATATACCAATGTCGACGGCATTCCCGAACTGAAGGCGGCCATCGCGGCGAAGTTCAAGCGCGAGAATGGTCTGGACTACGACGTCGATCAGATCACCGTAGGAACGGGCGGAAAGCAGGTTCTGTATAACGCCCTCGTGGCGACCCTCGATCCGGGTGACGAAGTCATCGTGCCGGCGCCGTACTGGGTCAGCTATCCGGATATGGTGCTGCTGTGCGGGGGAACACCCGTCATAGCAGACTGCTCGCAGAACTCCGGATTCCGTCTTCTCCCTGAAGCCCTGGAAGCGGCCATCACCCCGAAAACGAAATGGCTGATCCTCAACAGCCCCAACAATCCGACCGGCGCCGGTTACGACCGGGCATCGCTGAAAGCGTTGGCCGAGGTTCTGATGCGCCACCCGCATGTCCACGTCATGACGGACGACATGTACGAGCATCTCGTATTCGACGGCTTCGAATTCGCGACGCCGGCGCAGGTCGAGCCAGAACTCTATGATCGGACGCTGACCGTGAATGGCCTGTCCAAGGCCTATGCCATGACGGGATGGCGTATCGGATATGCCGGCGGACCCCGGGACCTGATCAAGGCAATGGCCATGATCCAGAGCCAGTCGACCAGCAATCCCAGTTCGATCAGTCAGTACGCCGCTGTTGAAGCTCTGAACGGGCCACAGGATTTCATCGCCGATCGCAACGAGGTCTTTCGCCAGCGGCGCGATCTCGTCGTCGCCGCTTTGAATCAGACGCCCGGTCTGTCCTGCAACACGCCGGAGGGGGCGTTCTATGTCTATCCGTCCTGCGTCGGGACGATCGGCAAGACGACTCCGGACGGCCATAAGATCGAGACAGATGACGATTTCGTGAAATACCTGTTGGAAGCAGCCGGCGTGGCTGTCGTGCAGGGATCGGCGTTCGGCAAGAGCCCGTATTTCCGGATCTCGTATGCCACATCGACCGATGTGCTGGAGGATGCCTGCGCCCGCATTCGCCAGGCCTGTGAAGCGCTGGTCTGA
- a CDS encoding Dps family protein, with the protein MKIDIGIPHEDRQEIAEGLSRLLADTYTLYLKTHNYHWNVTGPMFNTLHTMFEEQYTELATAVDELAERIRALGMPAPGSYKQFLELTSIPEEEGIPTAQEMIANLVKGQESVVKTAREVFPAAEKCGDQPTADLVTQRMQVHEKTAWMLRSSLE; encoded by the coding sequence ATGAAAATTGATATTGGAATTCCGCACGAGGACCGCCAGGAAATCGCAGAAGGCCTTTCGCGTCTGCTTGCCGACACTTATACCCTTTACCTGAAGACGCACAATTACCACTGGAACGTTACAGGGCCGATGTTCAATACGCTCCACACAATGTTCGAGGAGCAGTACACCGAGCTCGCCACCGCCGTTGACGAACTGGCTGAGCGCATCCGCGCTCTCGGCATGCCGGCGCCCGGCAGCTACAAGCAGTTTCTGGAACTGACGTCCATTCCTGAAGAAGAGGGGATACCGACGGCCCAGGAGATGATCGCAAATTTGGTCAAGGGGCAGGAATCGGTCGTGAAAACCGCGCGGGAGGTTTTCCCGGCAGCGGAAAAATGCGGAGATCAGCCGACGGCGGATCTGGTGACCCAGCGGATGCAGGTACACGAGAAAACGGCCTGGATGCTGCGCAGCAGTCTGGAATGA
- the trxB gene encoding thioredoxin-disulfide reductase, translating into MAEIHKTKVLIIGSGPAGYTAAIYAARANLSPILVQGLQPGGQLTITTDVENYPGFADVIQGPWLMEQMAAQAEKCGTRMMFDIVNGVDFSERPFKCTGDNGDTYIADTVIIATGAQARWLGLPSEDRYNGRGVSACATCDGFFYRNKPVAVVGGGNTAAEEALYLANICESVTLVHRRDALRAEKVLQDRLNRNPKINFAWNATVDEILGDDGPMGGVTGLRIRDTKSGALSEIPVEGVFIAIGHDPATAVFKGHVNTDNDGYISVDAGTTRTNVPGVFAAGDVHDKIYRQAVTAAGLGCMAALDAEKFIGEHDQ; encoded by the coding sequence ATGGCCGAAATTCATAAAACAAAGGTCCTGATCATCGGATCGGGACCGGCCGGCTACACCGCCGCGATCTATGCCGCCCGAGCCAATCTCTCGCCGATTCTTGTTCAGGGGCTTCAGCCGGGCGGGCAATTGACGATCACGACGGACGTCGAGAACTATCCCGGATTCGCCGACGTGATCCAGGGTCCCTGGCTCATGGAGCAGATGGCCGCACAGGCTGAGAAATGCGGCACACGCATGATGTTCGATATCGTCAACGGCGTGGACTTTTCCGAACGGCCGTTCAAGTGCACCGGCGACAACGGCGATACTTACATCGCCGATACCGTGATCATCGCCACCGGCGCCCAGGCACGATGGCTCGGCCTGCCAAGCGAGGACCGGTACAACGGCCGCGGCGTGTCGGCCTGTGCGACCTGTGACGGCTTCTTCTATCGCAACAAGCCTGTCGCCGTCGTCGGGGGAGGTAACACCGCGGCTGAAGAGGCACTCTATCTCGCCAATATATGCGAATCGGTGACACTGGTTCACCGGCGCGATGCCTTGCGGGCCGAAAAGGTGTTGCAGGACCGGCTGAACAGGAATCCTAAAATCAACTTCGCCTGGAACGCGACGGTCGACGAAATCCTCGGAGACGATGGTCCCATGGGCGGCGTCACCGGTCTGCGGATCAGGGACACGAAAAGCGGCGCGCTGAGCGAAATACCCGTAGAAGGCGTATTCATCGCGATCGGTCACGATCCGGCGACAGCGGTTTTCAAGGGACATGTCAATACGGACAATGATGGCTATATCAGCGTTGACGCCGGGACGACGCGCACGAACGTCCCCGGCGTGTTCGCTGCCGGCGACGTTCACGACAAGATATACCGGCAGGCCGTAACGGCGGCCGGTCTCGGATGTATGGCCGCTCTTGACGCCGAAAAATTCATCGGCGAGCACGATCAATGA
- a CDS encoding LysR family transcriptional regulator, protein MDWDKLRVFHAVAEAGSFTHAGEKLNLSQSAVSRQISALEESLNVALFHRHARGLILTEQGELLYRTARDVFSRLSMTEAQLSESKEKAQGPLKVTSTVAFGSTWLTPRIREFLQQHPEINLTLLIDDNELDLSMRQADIAIRMTVPRQPDLIQRHLMTVRFHIYGSVDYLKRHGIPETVDDLADHDLIIYGEDVKAPVQNVNWLMGLGGGTAANRKVILRVNNQYAIYRAVRSGLGLAALPDYMVDTNLNVVKVLPEVAGPTVETYFVYPEELRHSKRISVFRDFLIKKVASAKF, encoded by the coding sequence ATGGACTGGGACAAACTTCGGGTGTTTCATGCGGTGGCAGAAGCGGGAAGCTTTACGCATGCCGGTGAAAAACTCAATCTGAGCCAATCGGCCGTCAGCCGCCAGATCAGCGCCCTGGAGGAAAGCCTGAACGTCGCTTTGTTCCACCGGCACGCGCGGGGTCTTATCCTGACCGAGCAGGGGGAATTGCTGTATCGAACGGCCCGGGATGTCTTCTCCCGCCTTTCGATGACCGAGGCACAGCTCTCGGAAAGCAAGGAAAAGGCACAAGGGCCGCTGAAGGTGACGTCGACAGTGGCTTTCGGATCGACATGGCTCACGCCCCGGATTCGGGAGTTCCTGCAACAACACCCGGAAATCAATCTAACGCTGCTGATCGATGACAACGAACTCGACCTGTCCATGCGTCAGGCGGACATCGCGATCCGGATGACGGTGCCCAGACAGCCGGATCTGATACAGCGCCATCTCATGACAGTCCGCTTTCACATCTATGGCTCGGTCGACTACCTGAAACGGCACGGGATTCCCGAAACCGTCGACGATCTGGCTGATCACGATCTGATTATCTATGGTGAAGACGTCAAAGCCCCCGTCCAGAACGTCAACTGGCTCATGGGGCTGGGCGGCGGCACGGCCGCCAATCGCAAGGTGATCCTGCGCGTCAACAATCAGTATGCCATTTATCGCGCGGTGCGCAGCGGGCTCGGACTTGCCGCCCTGCCCGACTATATGGTCGACACCAATCTGAACGTAGTCAAGGTTTTGCCGGAGGTTGCGGGTCCGACGGTGGAGACGTATTTCGTATATCCGGAAGAGCTTCGCCACTCGAAGCGGATTTCAGTGTTCCGCGACTTTCTGATCAAAAAGGTGGCAAGCGCCAAATTTTGA
- a CDS encoding fimbria/pilus periplasmic chaperone — MAAILRHDVKFYFRTIATLFLFLTVFSALAPVADSHAQGITGSGLAVAPTRLAIDPNERGAELRLQNRSATEATYRITLTQVQPGPGGHRADEMIRFSPRQVTVAGNGNQTVRVAVRRPADLPPGEYAARIRFEAIPTGNPTQAFESAGDDGISIQLEAIYAVTLSVVIHQD; from the coding sequence ATGGCCGCCATACTGAGACACGACGTAAAGTTCTATTTCCGTACAATTGCTACCCTATTTTTGTTTTTAACCGTATTTTCCGCCCTCGCGCCAGTCGCAGACTCTCACGCACAGGGCATCACCGGTAGCGGCCTTGCCGTTGCACCCACGCGACTTGCGATCGACCCCAATGAGCGGGGCGCGGAACTGCGTCTGCAGAACCGGAGCGCGACGGAAGCAACCTATCGCATCACCCTTACCCAGGTCCAACCCGGCCCCGGTGGCCACAGAGCGGATGAAATGATTCGCTTCTCGCCACGACAGGTGACGGTGGCCGGAAACGGCAATCAGACCGTGCGAGTCGCCGTGCGGCGACCGGCTGATTTACCCCCGGGGGAATATGCGGCGCGCATCCGATTCGAAGCGATACCAACCGGCAATCCGACTCAAGCTTTCGAATCCGCTGGAGACGACGGCATTTCGATCCAACTCGAAGCCATCTATGCGGTGACCCTTAGCGTCGTCATCCATCAGGATTGA
- the rpoH gene encoding RNA polymerase sigma factor RpoH, whose protein sequence is MAQVPSAPAIGPESNLSRYLQEIRKFPMLPQEEEYMLAKAWREHDDTQAAHKLVTSHLRLVAKIAMGYRGYGLPLAELISEGNVGMMQAVKRFDPERGFRLATYAMWWIRAAIQEYILHSWSLVKIGTTAAQKKLFFNLRRLKGQLQAIDDGDLPKETVEKIATELSVPEQDVINMNRRLASPDNSLNAPLKADGDGEWQDWLVDDTENQEIQLADRQELSNRQRLLKNAMSALNDREQHILTERRLKDQPSTLEDLSQEYGISRERVRQIEVRAFEKLQKAVKNAAMDEKLAD, encoded by the coding sequence ATGGCTCAAGTGCCAAGCGCACCGGCGATAGGGCCGGAAAGCAATCTTTCCCGGTATCTTCAGGAAATCCGCAAGTTTCCGATGCTGCCGCAGGAAGAAGAATACATGCTTGCCAAGGCGTGGCGGGAACATGACGACACCCAGGCGGCGCACAAGCTCGTCACCAGCCATCTGAGACTGGTGGCCAAGATCGCGATGGGATATCGCGGTTATGGGCTTCCGCTCGCTGAACTCATCTCAGAAGGCAATGTCGGCATGATGCAGGCCGTCAAGCGCTTCGATCCGGAGCGTGGTTTCCGGCTGGCGACCTATGCGATGTGGTGGATCAGGGCCGCCATTCAGGAATACATCCTTCACAGCTGGTCGCTGGTGAAGATCGGCACGACGGCTGCACAGAAAAAGCTCTTCTTCAATCTGCGCCGGCTGAAGGGCCAGCTTCAGGCGATCGATGACGGCGATCTGCCCAAGGAAACCGTCGAGAAGATCGCTACTGAGCTGAGCGTCCCGGAGCAGGACGTCATCAACATGAACCGCCGGCTGGCCAGCCCCGACAACTCGCTCAACGCACCGCTCAAGGCGGATGGCGATGGCGAATGGCAGGATTGGCTGGTCGACGATACCGAGAACCAGGAAATCCAGCTCGCCGACCGGCAGGAGCTGTCGAACCGACAGCGGCTGCTGAAGAACGCCATGTCGGCGCTGAACGACCGCGAGCAGCACATCCTGACCGAGCGTCGGCTCAAGGACCAACCGTCGACGCTGGAAGATCTGAGCCAGGAGTACGGCATCAGCCGGGAACGGGTGCGCCAGATCGAGGTCCGAGCCTTCGAGAAACTTCAAAAGGCCGTCAAGAACGCGGCTATGGACGAGAAGCTGGCCGACTGA
- the msrP gene encoding protein-methionine-sulfoxide reductase catalytic subunit MsrP, translating into MLIKRKRGWELPESAVTPEHIYLNRRNLMKAAGGGLLTAAGAGLIAPGFAAAQQDWGTVRGASEGDPTADLYPVTRNPAYTVDRPVTDAEFATTYNNFYEFGSHKEIWRAAQDLEIRPWTVRFDGMVEEEREIDIDQLIRAMPLEERIYRLRCVEAWSMVVPWSGFQMSHLIDYARPLSSARYVRMETFLDPDMASGQQQAWYPWPYVEGLTMDEAMNELAFMVTGMYGQPVTRQNGAPLRIHAPWKYGFKSLKSIVRITFTDERPLTFWEEVASNEYGFWANVNPEVPHRRWSQARERDIATDEMIPTQLYNGYAEFVEGLYENRQDEALFM; encoded by the coding sequence ATGTTGATCAAACGCAAACGCGGTTGGGAACTGCCGGAATCGGCGGTGACGCCCGAGCATATCTACCTCAATCGGCGAAATCTGATGAAGGCGGCCGGCGGCGGGCTATTGACGGCAGCCGGCGCGGGCCTGATCGCCCCGGGATTTGCGGCCGCCCAACAGGATTGGGGAACGGTCCGGGGGGCGTCGGAAGGCGACCCGACGGCAGACCTTTATCCGGTTACCCGAAACCCGGCATATACTGTCGACCGGCCGGTCACGGACGCCGAATTCGCTACGACCTATAACAATTTCTACGAGTTCGGGTCGCATAAGGAGATCTGGCGTGCTGCGCAGGATCTGGAGATCCGGCCGTGGACGGTCCGATTTGATGGCATGGTCGAGGAAGAGCGTGAGATCGATATCGACCAGTTGATCCGCGCGATGCCGCTGGAGGAGCGCATTTATCGGCTGAGATGCGTCGAGGCCTGGTCCATGGTCGTGCCGTGGAGCGGATTCCAGATGTCGCATCTGATCGATTACGCACGGCCGCTGAGCAGTGCCCGGTATGTTCGAATGGAAACGTTCCTCGATCCGGACATGGCCAGCGGGCAGCAGCAGGCATGGTATCCGTGGCCGTATGTTGAAGGCCTGACCATGGACGAAGCGATGAACGAATTGGCGTTCATGGTCACCGGCATGTACGGGCAGCCGGTCACTCGGCAGAACGGCGCGCCACTTCGCATTCACGCACCCTGGAAATACGGATTCAAATCGTTGAAATCCATCGTGCGGATAACCTTCACCGACGAGCGGCCACTTACGTTCTGGGAAGAAGTGGCGAGCAATGAGTATGGCTTCTGGGCCAACGTCAATCCGGAAGTCCCGCACAGGCGCTGGTCCCAGGCCCGGGAACGCGACATCGCCACGGACGAGATGATTCCGACCCAGCTCTATAATGGCTATGCAGAATTCGTTGAGGGCTTGTACGAGAATCGGCAGGATGAAGCGTTGTTCATGTAG
- a CDS encoding DUF4402 domain-containing protein, with translation MRNILKITAAATAVVAFSGSAALAQVSADGDASITIQEALTITAVDELLFGTVVAPATGDGSLAVTVDPAAPTGDQQAGTFDLTGEEGEAVNINLPADGVVDLTRDGGVETIAVTAFTSDQAGETLTLGAGGDTIAIGATATVAEEQVAGLYEGTYTVEVEYAP, from the coding sequence ATGAGAAACATTCTTAAGATTACCGCTGCCGCGACGGCCGTCGTGGCGTTTTCCGGTTCGGCCGCTCTGGCCCAGGTCAGCGCCGACGGCGATGCCAGCATCACCATTCAGGAAGCGCTGACGATCACGGCTGTTGACGAACTGCTGTTCGGCACCGTCGTCGCCCCGGCGACCGGTGACGGCTCCCTCGCCGTGACGGTCGATCCGGCCGCCCCCACCGGCGACCAGCAGGCCGGCACCTTCGACCTCACCGGTGAAGAAGGCGAAGCCGTCAACATCAACCTGCCGGCTGACGGCGTGGTTGATCTCACCCGCGACGGCGGCGTCGAGACCATTGCGGTTACGGCATTCACGAGCGACCAGGCCGGTGAAACGCTCACGCTGGGCGCAGGCGGCGACACCATCGCCATCGGCGCCACCGCGACCGTCGCCGAAGAGCAGGTTGCCGGTCTCTACGAAGGCACTTACACGGTCGAAGTCGAATACGCTCCCTGA
- a CDS encoding lytic transglycosylase domain-containing protein: protein MTDGSIECWRFPRGFRTALLALIVGVLSACGGSQPDNEVQVTAAPGGWDGHIAEASQRFRVPEEWIRAVMEVESGGRTHLRGRPITSHAGAMGLMQVMPATYQELRRAHNLGPDPHNPRDNILAGTAYLRQMYEIYGFPGFLGAYNAGPGRYGDHVNRGRGLPRETRNYMARIEPQIAHIPHPDRYDYDSGSRSQLAQASTSAARASSPAPATASTATASATSSSRSESGSTSSSATDSAVSTASASSDSRPYWSASSVPTTGNRSATDSGSSAPAVTPAVATSNASAGTSDNGYQDVSGDGRVLVASLESSAAGTSSGDVVNRWANNSSTASATAQTGSDRGGSAARSNLGSVSGPDWGVQVGAFRTEEQSLQALQDAARSVPGLGGAFEQVSAVTTADGSSLYRARLIGLTPESAADACVRLNRQGGACMLVTPS from the coding sequence GTGACAGACGGGTCGATCGAATGTTGGCGATTTCCGCGCGGGTTCAGAACCGCCCTTCTGGCGCTGATCGTCGGTGTTCTGTCCGCCTGCGGCGGGTCGCAGCCGGACAACGAGGTCCAGGTGACTGCTGCGCCCGGCGGTTGGGACGGTCACATTGCCGAAGCTTCGCAGCGGTTTCGCGTTCCCGAGGAATGGATAAGGGCCGTTATGGAGGTTGAAAGCGGTGGTCGCACCCATTTGCGTGGCCGACCGATCACGAGTCACGCGGGCGCCATGGGGCTGATGCAGGTCATGCCGGCAACCTACCAGGAACTGCGCCGCGCCCACAATCTCGGCCCCGATCCCCATAACCCGCGCGACAACATCCTCGCCGGTACCGCCTATCTCCGCCAGATGTATGAGATCTATGGATTCCCCGGCTTCCTCGGCGCTTATAACGCGGGGCCCGGCCGCTATGGCGATCACGTCAACCGTGGTCGCGGTCTGCCGCGGGAAACCCGCAATTACATGGCCCGGATAGAGCCGCAGATCGCACATATTCCCCACCCCGATCGGTATGATTATGACAGCGGGAGCCGCAGCCAGTTGGCTCAGGCTTCGACGTCTGCGGCACGGGCATCATCCCCCGCCCCGGCCACCGCATCAACCGCGACGGCATCCGCAACATCGTCATCGCGATCCGAGTCCGGTTCGACATCATCAAGTGCGACCGATTCGGCTGTTAGCACCGCATCGGCCTCCAGCGATAGCCGGCCCTATTGGTCTGCATCTTCGGTACCGACGACCGGCAATCGATCCGCAACTGACAGTGGATCATCGGCGCCGGCCGTTACGCCTGCTGTCGCGACCAGCAATGCGTCGGCGGGGACGAGTGACAACGGGTATCAGGACGTCAGCGGTGACGGTCGCGTGCTTGTTGCCTCGCTCGAAAGCTCCGCCGCCGGCACAAGCAGCGGCGACGTCGTTAATCGGTGGGCCAATAATTCCAGCACCGCATCGGCCACCGCTCAAACCGGGTCGGACCGGGGCGGTTCAGCGGCGCGATCCAATCTCGGCAGCGTATCGGGACCCGATTGGGGCGTCCAGGTTGGCGCCTTCCGCACGGAGGAACAGAGTCTTCAGGCGCTGCAGGATGCGGCACGGTCGGTACCCGGACTGGGCGGCGCTTTCGAACAGGTCAGCGCGGTGACCACCGCTGATGGCAGTTCCCTATACCGGGCCCGGCTGATCGGACTGACGCCCGAAAGTGCCGCCGACGCGTGCGTGCGGCTGAACAGGCAGGGTGGCGCCTGCATGCTCGTCACGCCGAGCTGA
- a CDS encoding RluA family pseudouridine synthase, which produces MPIPIEVDDDDDYDPDGSAGAIDRAERDPSIRQGDIPEERRGERIDRVLAGLVDDISRSRLQSLIADGAFTLDGQTIADPAYRVKQAAAWRIKIPAPDDPVPQGQPIDLPIVFEDAHLIVIDKPAGMVVHPAAGHPDGTLVNALIHHCRGSLSGIGGVARPGIVHRLDRDTSGLMVAAKTDAAHAALSAQFADRTLSRTYWAVVRGVPIPGEGRIDAPIGRSRFDRKKMAVVTGQTGRRAVTNFRTIGVGMPGGAGSDKAGVRSGGVALLECRLETGRTHQIRVHLAHIGHPLIGDPVYGRANRRSGSTHAGDLPPRFRPVVATFPRQALHASGLKFVHPASGESVMFHAQAPADLRDLVAELGMTFPEPTAACST; this is translated from the coding sequence ATGCCAATTCCGATTGAAGTCGACGACGACGATGATTATGACCCGGACGGGTCGGCTGGAGCCATCGATCGGGCAGAGCGCGACCCATCCATCCGCCAGGGCGACATCCCTGAAGAACGGCGCGGCGAGCGGATCGACCGCGTGCTGGCCGGTCTGGTCGACGATATTTCGCGCAGCCGCCTGCAATCGCTCATTGCCGACGGCGCCTTTACTCTGGACGGGCAAACGATAGCCGACCCCGCATACAGGGTCAAACAAGCTGCGGCATGGCGGATCAAGATCCCTGCGCCGGACGATCCGGTACCTCAGGGTCAGCCGATCGATCTCCCCATCGTGTTCGAGGACGCGCACCTGATCGTCATTGACAAACCGGCCGGCATGGTCGTGCACCCCGCCGCCGGTCATCCGGACGGTACATTGGTCAATGCGCTGATCCATCACTGCCGGGGCAGCCTGTCGGGCATCGGCGGCGTCGCACGGCCGGGGATCGTTCATCGGCTCGACCGCGACACCAGCGGCCTGATGGTCGCGGCCAAGACAGACGCTGCCCACGCCGCGCTTTCCGCCCAGTTTGCCGACCGCACCCTGTCGCGGACCTATTGGGCGGTCGTGCGCGGCGTACCGATTCCAGGAGAAGGCCGTATCGACGCTCCGATCGGACGCAGCCGCTTCGACCGGAAGAAGATGGCCGTCGTCACCGGACAGACCGGGCGCCGGGCAGTGACCAACTTTCGGACCATTGGCGTTGGAATGCCGGGCGGCGCCGGAAGCGACAAGGCGGGCGTGCGATCCGGCGGCGTGGCGCTGCTGGAATGCCGGCTCGAAACCGGCCGGACCCACCAGATCCGCGTCCACCTGGCGCATATCGGCCACCCCCTGATTGGCGACCCTGTCTATGGAAGGGCGAACCGGAGATCCGGCAGCACCCACGCGGGCGATTTGCCGCCGCGATTTCGCCCGGTGGTCGCCACATTCCCGCGTCAGGCTCTTCATGCTTCTGGGCTGAAGTTCGTCCATCCGGCGTCCGGCGAGTCGGTTATGTTTCACGCTCAGGCCCCGGCTGATCTGCGCGATCTCGTCGCCGAACTGGGAATGACCTTTCCCGAGCCGACGGCGGCTTGTTCAACCTGA